One genomic region from Thermus antranikianii DSM 12462 encodes:
- a CDS encoding NAD(P)H-dependent flavin oxidoreductase: protein METAITRMLGIRYPIVAAPMFLVSGARLLQAVAEAGAIGVIPSLNFRTHAGFREFLETFPPGLPFGVNLILKDNPRLEEDLEAVAERRVPLVVTSLGDPTRVVERVKAYGGVVWCDVVGLRHGRKAVEAGADALVAVAAGAGGHAGMVSPFVLGPWLREELGVPVLIAGGIATGRQLLAALALGDGAYIGTRFIATLESEAPLEYKEALLRATPEDIQYTPEVTGVPANFLRESLERFRQGGGKAWKEVYSAGHGVAFIRDLPSAKEVVVRLVAEYQEAKQSLP, encoded by the coding sequence ATGGAGACCGCCATCACCCGCATGCTGGGTATCCGCTACCCTATCGTGGCCGCCCCCATGTTCCTGGTTTCCGGGGCCAGGCTCCTTCAGGCGGTGGCCGAGGCGGGGGCCATCGGGGTCATTCCCAGCCTCAACTTCCGCACCCACGCTGGCTTTCGGGAGTTTTTGGAGACCTTTCCCCCAGGGCTTCCCTTCGGGGTGAACCTCATCCTTAAGGATAACCCCCGCCTCGAGGAGGACCTGGAGGCGGTGGCCGAGCGAAGGGTGCCTTTGGTGGTCACCTCCTTGGGGGACCCCACCCGGGTGGTGGAGCGGGTCAAGGCCTATGGCGGCGTGGTTTGGTGCGATGTGGTGGGTTTAAGGCACGGGAGAAAGGCGGTGGAGGCCGGGGCCGACGCCCTGGTGGCGGTGGCCGCTGGGGCTGGGGGGCATGCCGGGATGGTGAGCCCCTTTGTCCTAGGGCCCTGGCTTAGGGAGGAGCTCGGGGTACCCGTGCTCATCGCTGGGGGCATCGCCACGGGAAGGCAGCTCCTCGCCGCCTTGGCCCTGGGGGATGGTGCCTATATCGGCACCCGCTTCATCGCCACCCTGGAGTCCGAGGCTCCCCTGGAGTACAAGGAAGCTCTTTTGAGGGCTACTCCTGAGGACATCCAGTACACCCCGGAGGTCACCGGGGTGCCCGCCAACTTCCTCCGGGAATCCCTGGAGCGCTTCCGCCAGGGTGGGGGTAAGGCCTGGAAGGAAGTCTATTCCGCCGGGCACGGGGTGGCCTTCATTCGGGATCTCCCTTCCGCCAAGGAGGTGGTGGTCCGGCTGGTGGCCGAGTACCAGGAGGCCAAGCAAAGCCTGCCCTGA
- a CDS encoding FAD-dependent oxidoreductase: MLTAVRAFCAFILSLGLAYAQYDLVVYGATPQGVTAAVAAAQEGLKVLLLEPGRGVGGVLTQGWLATLDLAKDREGLLQGGLFRDFYRRIGQEPSFDVRRAEEALWAMLREAGVEVRLQAPLDRVEVEAGRLTLVAIPEGPVQAPYFVDATDTAELAFRAGASFTQGREDTGLDQRSMAATLVFRLEGVPWGAVFLALNYEGQVQRTGAGAWGRSGWGFGSLVRGYLPSDPSRYALRGLNLARQDDGSLLVNALLLFGVEGADPLSLERMRLEAALEAERVVAYLREKDPLLFGTARLAGVAPSLYIRESRHLKALYRLKAEEVLLGRTFPDAVALGGYPLDGQVYFPGETPYLLGTPAPYGVPFRSLVPQELRNLLVVSQAAGFDSVAAFSARVVPLQMALGEAAGVAVALLRKAPQAGLTRVPLADFHQLAASGHGLEALRKRLAQRGARLSSPEGGRVEAEGPGYREAVALLRRGLFAGPYYLKGSLGLSEPVLLGDFLANLEHYYRAKGPEERLRVVLKARELFREELQKPLKRFILNQLLQALGEGKLSGADPVTRREAALLLYRLLP; encoded by the coding sequence ATGCTTACCGCCGTGCGCGCCTTTTGTGCCTTCATCCTCTCCCTAGGTTTGGCCTACGCCCAGTACGACCTGGTGGTTTACGGGGCTACCCCCCAAGGGGTGACGGCAGCGGTGGCTGCAGCCCAGGAGGGTCTTAAGGTCCTCCTCCTGGAACCCGGGCGGGGGGTAGGAGGGGTCCTCACTCAAGGGTGGCTGGCTACCCTGGACCTGGCCAAGGACCGAGAGGGTCTCCTCCAGGGAGGGCTTTTTCGTGACTTCTACCGCCGTATCGGGCAGGAGCCTTCCTTTGACGTGAGGCGGGCGGAGGAAGCCTTATGGGCCATGCTCCGGGAGGCGGGGGTGGAGGTTCGGTTGCAGGCGCCCCTGGACCGGGTGGAGGTAGAAGCGGGCCGCCTGACCCTGGTGGCAATCCCCGAGGGCCCCGTTCAGGCCCCCTACTTCGTGGATGCCACCGATACCGCGGAGCTCGCCTTTCGCGCCGGGGCCAGCTTCACCCAGGGGAGGGAGGATACGGGTCTGGACCAGAGGAGCATGGCGGCCACCTTGGTCTTCCGGTTGGAGGGGGTTCCCTGGGGTGCCGTCTTTCTGGCCCTCAACTACGAGGGCCAGGTGCAGCGTACGGGGGCGGGGGCCTGGGGGAGGAGCGGCTGGGGTTTTGGAAGTCTGGTGCGGGGTTACCTACCCTCCGATCCCAGCCGCTATGCCCTCCGGGGCTTGAACCTGGCCCGCCAGGACGACGGGAGCCTGCTGGTCAACGCCCTTCTCCTCTTTGGGGTGGAGGGGGCGGATCCTTTGAGCCTGGAGCGCATGCGCCTGGAAGCGGCCCTCGAGGCCGAGCGGGTGGTGGCCTACCTGCGGGAGAAGGATCCCCTCCTCTTTGGCACCGCCCGCCTGGCCGGGGTGGCCCCTAGTCTCTACATCCGGGAAAGCCGCCATCTGAAGGCCCTTTACCGCTTGAAGGCTGAAGAAGTCCTCCTGGGCCGGACCTTTCCCGATGCCGTGGCTCTAGGGGGGTACCCCTTGGACGGCCAGGTCTACTTTCCGGGGGAAACCCCTTACCTTTTGGGTACCCCAGCACCCTACGGGGTGCCCTTCCGGAGCCTGGTGCCCCAGGAGTTGCGAAACCTCCTGGTGGTTTCCCAGGCGGCAGGGTTTGACAGCGTGGCCGCCTTTTCCGCCCGGGTGGTTCCGTTGCAGATGGCCTTGGGGGAGGCAGCAGGGGTGGCGGTGGCCCTCTTGCGCAAGGCTCCCCAGGCAGGGCTTACCAGGGTGCCCCTAGCTGACTTTCACCAGCTTGCCGCAAGCGGGCACGGCCTCGAGGCCCTACGCAAGCGGCTTGCCCAAAGGGGGGCCAGGCTTTCCTCCCCGGAGGGAGGCCGGGTGGAGGCGGAAGGGCCGGGGTACCGGGAGGCGGTGGCCCTCCTGAGGCGGGGGCTCTTCGCCGGACCCTACTACCTGAAAGGCTCCTTGGGCCTTTCCGAACCCGTTCTCCTGGGGGATTTTTTGGCCAACCTGGAGCACTACTACCGGGCAAAAGGGCCTGAGGAGCGCCTTAGGGTGGTGTTGAAGGCCAGGGAGCTTTTCCGGGAAGAACTGCAAAAGCCCTTGAAGCGGTTCATCCTGAACCAGCTCTTGCAGGCGTTGGGGGAGGGCAAGCTTTCGGGTGCCGATCCCGTGACGCGGAGAGAGGCGGCCCTGCTCCTCTACCGGCTTCTGCCATAA
- a CDS encoding TetR/AcrR family transcriptional regulator, protein MTVREYQKKRRRERIFQAAMALFRQRGFRETTATDIAKAAHVSRGTFFNYYPYKEAVLLEYGSLLLADLREEIRRRLAQEEDPMALLRFLFQRLAAFTQAEKDLLLPLLYELLNPDPVRAKAAFLALPLGDLIAEILKPLREKGVVRQDLSLERMGRTLADLYFLAALRWAAYTPNRDFGEEVEKSLSLALEGILARSQPAQVVRKSAKAKA, encoded by the coding sequence ATGACCGTGAGGGAGTATCAGAAGAAGCGCCGACGGGAGCGTATCTTCCAGGCAGCCATGGCTCTTTTCCGTCAGCGGGGCTTCCGGGAGACCACCGCCACCGATATCGCCAAGGCGGCTCATGTGTCCCGGGGTACGTTCTTCAACTACTACCCCTATAAGGAAGCCGTGCTCCTGGAGTACGGGAGCCTGCTTTTGGCGGACCTCAGAGAGGAGATAAGGCGGCGCCTGGCCCAGGAGGAGGATCCCATGGCTCTCCTCCGTTTCCTCTTCCAGAGGCTCGCCGCCTTTACCCAGGCGGAAAAGGACCTTCTTTTACCCCTTCTCTACGAGCTTTTAAACCCCGATCCCGTCCGGGCCAAGGCCGCCTTCCTGGCCCTGCCTTTAGGGGATTTGATCGCCGAGATCCTAAAGCCCTTGCGGGAAAAGGGGGTGGTGCGGCAGGACCTTTCCTTGGAGCGCATGGGCCGCACCTTGGCCGACCTTTACTTCCTCGCCGCCTTGCGCTGGGCCGCCTATACCCCTAACCGGGATTTCGGGGAGGAGGTGGAGAAATCCCTGTCCTTGGCCCTGGAGGGGATTCTGGCCCGAAGCCAGCCCGCCCAGGTTGTCAGGAAATCCGCCAAAGCCAAGGCTTAG
- a CDS encoding MFS transporter → MEPGRSLKLSLWEGVLAILFLNWSTGVIVTGYALALGASPQALALLGALPFLAQLLTPLALSLRGSRKALAVRLNFLARMLFLPATLAAFLPEGLRVPTLLLFAGLSQLLAAPVGVLWLSWMADLVAEERRGRYFGFRNALLGLVGTLGNLMGGMVADRLPSPLGYQVVLLLGVGAGLLSVLLLRLQSEPSESPAPPARKALGIAWQDLAYRRYLGLVFLWYGAVMVGGPYVIPYFVQVGGLSMTEVGLWTVISASSGLLFGPMWGRMADREGHKAVLFRTGMVAAVMPLLWLSGSKAFPWPIWLSSLADALAWSGLGTALANAALAHAPREARNGYLVLFWLALGLGGLLGSLLAGSAASLGLGPSPYHFPILLSLALRLGVALRLRRL, encoded by the coding sequence GTGGAACCGGGGCGCTCCCTAAAGCTCTCCCTATGGGAAGGCGTCTTGGCCATCCTCTTCCTCAACTGGAGCACGGGGGTGATCGTCACCGGGTATGCCCTGGCCCTGGGCGCTTCCCCCCAAGCCTTGGCCCTTCTGGGAGCCCTTCCCTTCCTGGCCCAGCTCCTAACCCCCCTGGCCCTTTCCCTGAGGGGAAGCCGCAAGGCCCTGGCGGTGCGGCTCAACTTTTTGGCCCGGATGCTCTTCCTGCCCGCTACCCTGGCCGCCTTTTTGCCGGAAGGCTTGAGGGTGCCGACCCTTCTTCTTTTTGCCGGCCTCTCCCAGCTTCTGGCTGCCCCGGTGGGGGTCCTCTGGCTCTCCTGGATGGCGGACCTGGTGGCCGAGGAAAGGCGGGGACGCTACTTCGGCTTCAGAAACGCCCTCTTGGGCCTGGTGGGCACCCTGGGGAACCTCATGGGGGGTATGGTGGCCGACCGCCTTCCTTCACCCCTGGGCTACCAGGTTGTTCTCCTTCTGGGGGTGGGGGCCGGGCTTCTTTCCGTCTTGCTGCTCCGCCTCCAAAGCGAGCCTTCGGAATCCCCCGCCCCTCCCGCCCGAAAGGCTCTCGGGATCGCCTGGCAGGACCTGGCCTACCGGCGCTACCTAGGCCTGGTTTTTCTCTGGTACGGGGCGGTCATGGTGGGAGGACCCTACGTCATCCCCTACTTCGTACAGGTGGGTGGCCTCTCCATGACCGAGGTGGGTCTTTGGACGGTGATCTCCGCCTCAAGCGGCCTCCTCTTCGGACCCATGTGGGGCCGGATGGCGGACCGGGAAGGTCACAAAGCCGTCCTCTTCCGCACGGGGATGGTGGCCGCCGTGATGCCCCTCCTCTGGCTTTCGGGGTCCAAGGCCTTCCCCTGGCCCATCTGGCTTTCCTCCCTCGCCGATGCCCTGGCCTGGAGCGGTCTCGGAACCGCCTTGGCCAATGCGGCCTTGGCCCACGCCCCCAGGGAAGCCAGAAACGGCTACCTGGTCCTCTTCTGGCTGGCCCTGGGCCTGGGAGGGCTTTTGGGAAGCCTGCTGGCGGGAAGCGCCGCCAGCCTGGGCCTGGGGCCAAGCCCTTACCACTTCCCCATCCTCCTTTCCCTAGCCTTGCGCCTTGGGGTGGCCCTCCGCTTACGCAGACTCTAA
- a CDS encoding DJ-1/PfpI family protein, whose protein sequence is MLAILLLPEFSELEAALALEAAKRLGLPAYTVAKGRKGTPALAGSVWTPTYAFPAAPPPEALLIPGAKRPGRMARDPSYVAFVEEVWEGLEAVFLGFNAHLFLAEVGRLPSRVVAPGEVAQALAKQGYQVADGSFHREAKVYTTLGGLSLLRALEDWAQKAIEL, encoded by the coding sequence GTGCTAGCTATCTTGCTCCTCCCCGAGTTTTCCGAGCTGGAGGCGGCCCTAGCCCTCGAGGCGGCCAAGCGCCTGGGGCTTCCTGCCTATACCGTGGCCAAGGGCCGGAAGGGAACCCCAGCCCTGGCGGGTTCCGTTTGGACCCCCACCTACGCCTTCCCTGCGGCCCCGCCCCCGGAAGCCCTCCTCATCCCAGGGGCTAAAAGGCCGGGCCGGATGGCCCGGGATCCCTCCTATGTGGCCTTCGTGGAGGAGGTATGGGAGGGGTTAGAGGCAGTGTTTCTAGGCTTTAACGCCCATCTCTTCCTGGCCGAGGTGGGAAGGCTTCCTTCCCGGGTGGTGGCTCCAGGGGAAGTGGCCCAAGCCTTGGCCAAGCAGGGCTATCAGGTGGCGGATGGTTCCTTCCACCGGGAGGCCAAGGTCTATACCACCCTGGGGGGGTTGTCCCTGCTTAGGGCCTTAGAAGATTGGGCGCAAAAAGCGATTGAACTTTGA